The following are encoded in a window of Kitasatospora sp. NBC_01250 genomic DNA:
- a CDS encoding CDC27 family protein: MTLRLDTAFAELALRNGGDAEALAVFVRVLAADPPPDPATARRARRGRAWALEKLGRLEAAIGAYRDLLAEPGTEVGSADWALLSMALCRCYRDVGDQAMSVDVGERALRELRLRRPALLDEHLQLGSTLTSCYVQRGDLVSARLLAERLLPLAGSTGSRETRGALEWNASLIARELGRYHEALELAERALVLMAETDNARHQGLLRCDLALVLVARGEPARAAQLLPAAYEILRDSAGVGEVVFCVALLAEVLVQLGDPEAALEWAERGVLLVEATGEDLAHERAALALAFGRAHLAGGEAALGEAELLRCGMLLARAGEHRSVALLWRRLGDSWAEREQTGLAMAAYRTALTVLGLPAAAPVTGRRQAGS; the protein is encoded by the coding sequence CGTCTTCGTCCGGGTGCTGGCCGCCGACCCGCCGCCCGACCCGGCCACTGCCCGGCGTGCCCGGCGCGGGCGGGCCTGGGCGCTGGAGAAGCTGGGCCGCCTGGAGGCGGCGATCGGCGCCTACCGCGACCTGCTGGCGGAGCCGGGGACCGAGGTCGGCAGCGCGGACTGGGCCCTGCTCTCGATGGCGCTGTGCCGCTGCTACCGGGACGTCGGGGACCAGGCGATGAGCGTGGACGTCGGCGAGCGGGCGCTGCGCGAGCTGCGGCTGCGCCGGCCCGCGCTCCTGGACGAGCACCTGCAGCTCGGCTCGACCCTCACGAGCTGCTACGTCCAGCGCGGCGACCTGGTCTCGGCCAGGCTGCTGGCCGAACGGCTGCTGCCGTTGGCCGGATCGACCGGCTCCCGGGAGACCCGCGGTGCGCTGGAGTGGAACGCCTCGCTGATCGCCCGGGAGCTCGGCCGCTACCACGAGGCGCTGGAACTCGCCGAGCGGGCACTGGTGTTGATGGCGGAGACGGACAATGCCCGGCACCAGGGCCTGCTCCGGTGCGACCTGGCCCTGGTGCTGGTGGCCCGGGGCGAGCCGGCCAGGGCGGCCCAACTGCTGCCTGCTGCCTACGAGATCCTGCGGGACAGCGCCGGGGTCGGTGAAGTGGTCTTCTGCGTCGCACTGTTGGCCGAGGTGCTGGTCCAACTCGGCGATCCAGAGGCGGCATTGGAGTGGGCCGAGCGCGGCGTACTGCTGGTGGAGGCGACCGGTGAGGACCTGGCGCACGAGCGTGCGGCGCTCGCCCTGGCCTTCGGGCGGGCCCATCTGGCGGGCGGCGAAGCGGCTCTCGGCGAGGCCGAGCTGCTGCGCTGCGGAATGCTGTTGGCCAGGGCCGGTGAGCACCGTTCGGTGGCCCTGCTGTGGCGCCGGCTCGGCGACTCCTGGGCCGAGCGTGAGCAGACGGGACTCGCGATGGCGGCCTATCGGACGGCGTTGACCGTGCTGGGGCTGCCGGCCGCCGCCCCGGTGACCGGCCGGCGGCAGGCCGGCTCCTGA
- a CDS encoding P-II family nitrogen regulator — MKLITAVLKPYKLDDVKTALQDLGVHGLTVTEVSGYGRQRGHTEVYRGAEYRVDLVPKVRLEVVVADDDAEPVIAALVAAARTGKIGDGKVWMVPVDTLIRVRTGERGPDAL; from the coding sequence ATGAAGCTGATCACCGCCGTCCTCAAGCCCTACAAGCTGGACGACGTCAAGACCGCACTGCAGGACCTCGGGGTGCACGGCCTGACCGTCACCGAGGTCAGCGGCTACGGCCGGCAGCGCGGGCACACCGAGGTGTACCGGGGTGCGGAGTACCGGGTCGACCTGGTCCCCAAGGTGCGGCTCGAGGTGGTGGTGGCCGACGACGACGCCGAGCCGGTCATCGCGGCCCTGGTCGCCGCCGCCCGGACCGGGAAGATCGGCGACGGCAAGGTCTGGATGGTCCCGGTGGACACCCTGATCCGGGTGCGCACCGGCGAACGCGGCCCGGACGCGCTCTGA
- a CDS encoding SDR family oxidoreductase — MPQQIAVVTGAGTGVGRAVALELAAAGWQLALAGRRAEPLHETAALAGAPAAVIPTDVTDPAAVTALFAEAAERFGRLDLLFNNAGSFGAAVPVEDLAVEDWRAVIDLNLTGAFLCAQAAFRQFKEQRPQGGRIINNGSISAHVPRPHSIAYTASKHAVTGLTKSLSLDGRPYRIACGQIDIGNAATDMTAAMGLGVRQADGRIAPEPTMDVADVARTVRQMAELPLEANIQFATVLATNMPYIGRG; from the coding sequence ATGCCGCAGCAGATCGCCGTCGTCACCGGGGCCGGCACCGGCGTGGGCCGGGCCGTCGCGCTCGAACTCGCCGCCGCCGGCTGGCAGCTGGCACTCGCCGGACGGCGGGCCGAGCCGCTGCACGAGACCGCCGCGCTGGCCGGGGCGCCCGCCGCCGTGATCCCGACCGACGTCACCGACCCGGCCGCGGTCACCGCGCTCTTCGCCGAGGCGGCCGAGCGCTTCGGCCGGCTCGACCTGCTCTTCAACAACGCCGGCAGCTTCGGCGCGGCCGTCCCCGTCGAGGACCTCGCCGTCGAGGACTGGCGCGCGGTGATCGACCTCAACCTGACCGGCGCCTTCCTCTGCGCCCAGGCCGCCTTCCGGCAGTTCAAGGAGCAGCGGCCGCAGGGCGGGCGGATCATCAACAACGGCTCGATCTCCGCCCACGTACCGCGCCCGCACAGCATCGCCTACACCGCGAGCAAGCACGCGGTCACCGGGCTGACCAAGTCGCTGTCGCTGGACGGCCGGCCGTACCGGATCGCCTGCGGGCAGATCGACATCGGCAACGCCGCCACCGACATGACCGCCGCGATGGGCCTCGGGGTCCGCCAGGCCGACGGCCGGATCGCGCCCGAGCCCACCATGGACGTGGCGGACGTGGCCCGCACGGTACGGCAGATGGCCGAGCTGCCACTGGAGGCCAACATCCAGTTCGCCACCGTGCTGGCCACGAACATGCCCTACATCGGGCGCGGTTGA
- a CDS encoding ROK family transcriptional regulator, producing MTIRRGTTRSEQPQGLITPGQRAEYMRQGNASAVLRAVLAYGPVSRAEIARHTGLSAPSVTKLTSTLIEAGLLGELAPVEPTQGRPRVPLRVDPERTVALGVHIGLLRTTFGLVGLDGRVLVERELAHGDEGEPTPRRIAARAAEGVRAFLDERLAGRRLVGTGVSIGGWVDGARGQVVEHGPLGWHEVALLDELTGRLPGPLVLEQTVRAIARAELWFGAGREVDDFALVFIGNVLGAAIVVDRTVHRGPGAAAGGIEHLLATDEPGVRCPRCGTGCLSAAAGDLALVAEARSAGLLGPTGHGAAGGSLDLERLVAAARPAGSGSGDVRAQELLRRRARRAGRAIATLVDLLNPSRVVLAGGILVAEEYLDDLRAEVAERSHRGAEVAADIVPAVFGARTLVRSSAVPVLERVITEPFTSLGLL from the coding sequence GTGACGATCCGCAGGGGGACCACCCGCAGCGAGCAGCCCCAGGGCCTGATCACCCCGGGACAGCGCGCCGAGTACATGCGGCAGGGCAACGCCTCCGCCGTGCTGCGCGCCGTCCTCGCCTACGGCCCGGTCTCCCGGGCCGAGATCGCCCGGCACACCGGGCTGTCCGCGCCCAGCGTCACCAAGCTCACCAGCACCCTGATCGAGGCCGGGCTGCTCGGCGAACTCGCCCCGGTGGAGCCCACTCAGGGCCGCCCCCGGGTGCCGCTGCGGGTCGACCCCGAGCGCACCGTGGCGCTCGGCGTGCACATCGGCCTGCTGCGCACCACCTTCGGCCTGGTCGGCCTGGACGGCCGGGTACTGGTCGAACGCGAGCTCGCGCACGGCGACGAGGGCGAGCCGACACCGCGCCGGATCGCCGCGCGGGCCGCCGAAGGCGTGCGGGCCTTCCTGGACGAGCGGCTGGCCGGGCGCCGCCTGGTCGGCACCGGGGTGAGCATTGGCGGCTGGGTGGACGGCGCGCGCGGCCAGGTGGTCGAGCACGGGCCGCTCGGCTGGCACGAGGTGGCGCTGCTCGACGAGCTGACCGGCAGGCTGCCCGGGCCGCTGGTGCTGGAGCAGACGGTGCGCGCCATCGCCCGCGCCGAGTTGTGGTTCGGCGCCGGCCGCGAGGTGGACGACTTCGCGCTGGTCTTCATCGGCAACGTGCTCGGCGCCGCGATCGTGGTGGACCGCACCGTGCACCGCGGCCCCGGCGCGGCGGCCGGCGGCATCGAGCACCTGCTCGCCACCGACGAGCCGGGCGTGCGCTGCCCGCGCTGCGGCACCGGCTGCCTGAGCGCGGCGGCCGGCGACCTCGCGCTCGTCGCCGAGGCGCGCTCGGCCGGCCTGCTCGGTCCCACCGGGCACGGCGCGGCCGGCGGCTCGCTCGACCTGGAGCGCCTGGTGGCCGCCGCCCGCCCGGCCGGCTCCGGCAGCGGGGACGTGCGCGCGCAGGAGCTGCTCCGCCGCCGGGCCCGGCGGGCCGGACGGGCCATCGCCACCCTGGTCGACCTGCTCAATCCGAGCCGGGTGGTGCTGGCCGGCGGGATCCTGGTGGCCGAGGAGTACCTGGACGACCTGCGGGCCGAGGTGGCCGAGCGCAGCCACCGCGGCGCCGAGGTGGCCGCCGACATCGTGCCCGCCGTCTTCGGAGCCCGGACCCTGGTGCGGTCCTCCGCGGTGCCGGTGCTGGAGCGGGTCATCACCGAACCATTCACCTCCCTGGGGCTGCTGTGA
- a CDS encoding alpha/beta hydrolase — MQPPLARPRVVLSSAVALVLAGALAACGSGGGKPAAKAAPVAAPVPASPGAAGAAGASGGPSGAASPSGSPSAPASPSGESATVAMPTGPVTQLSKARDTAAGPIMMTTLAGKKSGVTGKVWVWLPPEYNDPKYANYGFPVLTLYAGGQSNGYNTWTDDQLPIQVADEQLVKQGKAHPFIMVMPVQNLVSDEKQTLDCSDIPGQPKMGTWMSQDVPDFVRANFRTLKSRDGWGLMGASTGAFCSAKMALQHPDTYKAAVPIDGYWNPDSSFWKGHEAERLANSPDVLVAQSKADVRMLATAGGATPDEVKLVKAWVAKAAPPTKIDYYEQPGGKHLTSHFKKMIPDTLQWLTQNLQGPTAA; from the coding sequence TTGCAGCCGCCGCTCGCCCGTCCACGTGTCGTCCTGTCCTCCGCCGTCGCCCTGGTCCTGGCGGGCGCGCTCGCCGCGTGCGGGTCCGGCGGCGGCAAGCCGGCGGCCAAGGCCGCACCGGTCGCCGCCCCCGTCCCGGCCTCGCCCGGTGCCGCCGGTGCCGCCGGTGCCTCCGGCGGCCCGTCGGGCGCCGCGTCGCCGAGCGGCTCGCCGTCCGCCCCGGCGTCGCCGAGCGGCGAATCGGCCACGGTGGCGATGCCCACCGGTCCGGTGACCCAGCTGAGCAAGGCGCGGGACACCGCGGCCGGGCCGATCATGATGACCACGCTGGCCGGCAAGAAGTCCGGGGTGACCGGCAAGGTGTGGGTCTGGCTCCCGCCGGAGTACAACGACCCCAAGTACGCGAACTACGGCTTCCCGGTGCTCACCCTCTACGCGGGCGGCCAGAGCAACGGCTACAACACCTGGACCGACGACCAGCTGCCGATCCAGGTGGCGGACGAGCAGCTGGTCAAGCAGGGCAAGGCACACCCGTTCATCATGGTGATGCCGGTGCAGAACCTGGTCTCCGACGAGAAGCAGACCCTGGACTGCAGCGACATTCCCGGCCAGCCGAAGATGGGCACCTGGATGTCCCAGGACGTTCCCGACTTCGTGCGTGCCAACTTCCGCACCCTCAAGAGCCGGGACGGCTGGGGCCTGATGGGCGCCTCCACCGGCGCGTTCTGCAGCGCCAAGATGGCGCTGCAGCACCCGGACACCTACAAGGCCGCGGTGCCGATCGACGGCTACTGGAACCCGGACTCCTCGTTCTGGAAGGGCCACGAGGCCGAGCGGCTGGCCAACAGCCCCGACGTGCTGGTCGCCCAGAGCAAGGCGGACGTGCGGATGCTGGCCACGGCCGGCGGTGCCACGCCGGACGAGGTCAAGCTGGTCAAGGCGTGGGTGGCGAAGGCGGCCCCGCCCACCAAGATCGACTACTACGAGCAGCCGGGCGGCAAGCACCTCACCTCGCACTTCAAGAAGATGATCCCCGACACCCTGCAGTGGCTCACCCAGAACCTCCAGGGGCCCACCGCGGCGTGA
- a CDS encoding hemerythrin domain-containing protein has protein sequence MQPHLLVVPAPRGSHEVVPAVRPVRFAGLRLVHAALRRDLARLPTALRLLQPDDEAGAAALQRHWDFMTAMLTCHHEQEDARLWPLLRRFAPELRLLVNWLEDDHHNLDHSFTRTTTLMRVATRDPASAWPVAYAVEELAARLETHLRIEEEQVLPEMAKLLPPQSRAGTLGELLDLLRMADGPGTPDALAWLLEGVAPEQIEALLAECDDLTARHWPHWQAVYARCAAELWGTSPIGE, from the coding sequence ATGCAGCCGCATCTGCTTGTCGTCCCCGCCCCGCGCGGCTCCCACGAGGTGGTGCCGGCCGTGCGCCCCGTCCGTTTCGCCGGCCTGCGCCTGGTCCACGCGGCGCTGCGTCGCGATCTCGCCCGGCTGCCCACCGCGCTGCGCCTGCTGCAGCCCGATGACGAGGCGGGCGCGGCGGCCCTGCAGCGGCACTGGGACTTCATGACCGCGATGCTCACCTGCCACCACGAGCAGGAGGACGCCCGGCTCTGGCCGCTGCTGCGCCGCTTCGCCCCGGAGCTGCGGCTGCTGGTCAACTGGCTGGAGGACGACCACCACAACCTGGACCACTCCTTCACCCGCACCACCACGCTGATGCGGGTGGCCACCCGGGACCCGGCCAGTGCCTGGCCGGTGGCCTACGCGGTTGAGGAGCTGGCCGCGCGGCTGGAGACCCATCTGCGGATCGAGGAGGAGCAGGTGCTGCCGGAGATGGCCAAGCTGCTCCCGCCGCAGTCCCGGGCCGGCACCCTGGGCGAGCTGCTCGACCTGCTGCGGATGGCCGACGGTCCGGGCACGCCGGACGCCCTGGCCTGGCTGCTGGAGGGGGTCGCGCCGGAGCAGATCGAGGCGCTGCTGGCCGAGTGCGACGACCTGACGGCCCGCCACTGGCCGCACTGGCAAGCGGTCTACGCGCGATGCGCGGCGGAGCTGTGGGGGACCTCGCCGATCGGGGAGTGA
- a CDS encoding DUF1697 domain-containing protein, which yields MADQTTFIAFLRAVNVGGRTVTMERLRTLFGELGLTGVRTYIQSGNVFFTADAGVDRAALTGRIEAHLSQALGYQVPVMLRTVDELAATLALDPFHEVEITPEVRLCVVFLSEPLPAGLALPLRSPKGDLEVIAATPGEAFVVARHLPGRSAANPATVFGKGYQGHGTSRFFHTAVKILAAARKG from the coding sequence GTGGCAGACCAGACGACCTTCATCGCCTTCCTGCGCGCCGTCAACGTGGGCGGTCGCACCGTCACGATGGAGCGGCTGCGCACGCTCTTCGGCGAGCTCGGCCTGACCGGCGTACGGACGTACATCCAGAGCGGCAACGTCTTCTTCACGGCGGACGCCGGGGTGGACCGCGCCGCGCTGACCGGCCGGATCGAGGCGCACCTGAGCCAGGCGCTCGGCTACCAGGTGCCCGTCATGCTGCGCACGGTGGACGAGCTGGCGGCCACGCTGGCCCTGGACCCGTTCCACGAGGTGGAGATCACGCCGGAGGTCCGGCTCTGCGTGGTCTTCCTCTCCGAACCGCTCCCCGCCGGCCTCGCCCTGCCGCTGCGCTCCCCCAAGGGCGACCTGGAGGTGATCGCGGCAACGCCCGGCGAGGCCTTCGTGGTCGCCCGGCACCTGCCCGGACGCTCGGCGGCCAACCCGGCGACGGTCTTCGGCAAGGGCTACCAGGGTCACGGCACCAGCCGCTTCTTCCACACCGCGGTCAAGATCCTCGCTGCGGCGCGCAAGGGCTGA
- a CDS encoding ArsC/Spx/MgsR family protein, producing the protein MEIWINPRCSKCRSALTALDAAELNYTVRHYLEDPPSVAELTAVLGRLGLEPWDITRLDEAVAKELGMRQWERTAAQRQRWLEALAEHPILVQRPIITADDGHAVVARTPQALRSVLPEQS; encoded by the coding sequence ATGGAGATCTGGATCAACCCCCGCTGCAGCAAGTGCCGCAGCGCGCTCACCGCGCTGGACGCGGCCGAGCTGAACTACACCGTGCGGCACTACCTGGAGGACCCGCCCTCGGTGGCCGAGCTGACGGCGGTGCTCGGGCGGCTGGGCCTGGAGCCGTGGGACATCACGCGGCTGGACGAGGCGGTGGCCAAGGAGCTGGGCATGCGCCAGTGGGAGCGCACGGCCGCGCAGCGGCAGCGCTGGCTGGAGGCGCTGGCGGAGCACCCGATTCTGGTGCAGCGCCCGATCATCACCGCCGACGACGGACACGCCGTCGTCGCCCGCACCCCGCAGGCGCTCCGGTCGGTGCTGCCCGAGCAGTCCTGA
- a CDS encoding cytochrome P450 produces MDVMDGTEIIDALLTPAGSADPYPLYARAHRLGPVCRVWDDMLLATGYRTVHQLLRDSAFGVTDARARHDFDPLFHEHSSRLLLSRSVLESNAPDHARMRSLIASVFTARRVAALAPAVRAAVDRLLTELAELGADGSPVDFMETFAFRLPVGVICELLGVPERDRYRFRGLAGALAAILEPLVSDGELAAADTAADELADYFGELAAQRRADPRPDLVSALVRVADGADGRLDDRELLANLIVLLVAGFETTTNLLGNGLALAFEHRWAADGLRSGRISSAGYVEEVLRHDSPVQLTTRLPLAEGLSVAGVPVPPGSGVFLLIGAANRDPARYDRPDLFDPTRQDSQALSFGGGPHYCLGAQLARLEATCALPALLNRFPRLTLAGEPVRRSRLVLRGYQELPVALRG; encoded by the coding sequence ATGGACGTCATGGACGGCACGGAGATCATCGACGCTCTGCTGACCCCGGCGGGCTCCGCCGACCCCTACCCGCTCTACGCCCGCGCGCACCGGCTCGGCCCGGTCTGCCGCGTCTGGGACGACATGCTGCTCGCCACCGGATACCGCACGGTGCACCAGCTGCTGCGCGACTCCGCCTTCGGGGTGACCGACGCCCGGGCCCGCCACGACTTCGATCCGCTCTTCCACGAGCACTCCTCCAGGCTGCTGCTCAGCCGTTCGGTCCTGGAGAGCAATGCGCCCGACCACGCCCGGATGCGGTCGCTGATCGCCTCGGTCTTCACCGCCCGCCGGGTGGCCGCGCTCGCGCCGGCGGTGCGGGCCGCCGTCGACCGGCTGCTGACCGAACTCGCCGAACTCGGCGCGGACGGCAGCCCGGTCGACTTCATGGAGACCTTCGCCTTCCGGCTGCCGGTCGGGGTGATCTGCGAGCTGCTCGGCGTGCCCGAGCGGGACCGTTACCGCTTCCGCGGCCTGGCCGGTGCCCTCGCGGCGATCCTGGAGCCGCTGGTGAGCGACGGGGAACTCGCCGCAGCGGATACCGCTGCCGACGAACTGGCCGACTACTTCGGCGAGTTGGCCGCACAACGGCGCGCCGATCCGCGCCCCGACCTGGTCAGCGCGCTGGTCCGGGTCGCCGACGGCGCCGACGGGCGGCTCGACGACCGGGAGCTGCTGGCCAACCTGATCGTGCTGCTGGTGGCCGGCTTCGAGACCACCACCAACCTGCTCGGCAACGGACTGGCGCTGGCCTTCGAGCACCGCTGGGCGGCGGACGGACTGCGCAGCGGCCGGATCAGCTCGGCCGGCTACGTCGAGGAGGTGCTGCGCCACGACTCCCCGGTGCAGCTCACCACGCGGCTGCCGCTGGCCGAGGGGCTGAGCGTGGCGGGGGTGCCAGTACCGCCCGGCAGCGGGGTCTTCCTGCTGATCGGCGCGGCCAACCGGGACCCGGCCCGCTACGACCGACCCGACCTGTTCGACCCGACCCGCCAGGACAGCCAGGCGCTCTCCTTCGGCGGCGGACCGCACTACTGCCTGGGAGCCCAGCTGGCCCGGCTGGAGGCGACCTGCGCACTGCCCGCCCTGCTGAACCGTTTTCCCCGGCTGACCCTGGCGGGGGAACCGGTGCGCCGCTCGCGCCTGGTGCTGCGCGGCTACCAGGAACTGCCGGTCGCGCTGCGGGGCTGA
- a CDS encoding PP2C family protein-serine/threonine phosphatase translates to MPARSAVPPKAAAVPAKAAAVPPKAAVPVRPGTPAKGARSEAAAARGTLGARLRASFAGPAAADHEADLAPHWVRWLPTLLILIDLIIEVAFPQATAAGFLLTGLPVLVAFGFGALATAASGIGALVLQLALAARAGHLYEHHHLWVYLSTLLAALAGVMLAHQRIRQARHLVRARTVSEALQRTVLHPVPEQVGSLRTAGHYRAAQAEVAIGGDLYELCDTPFGTRVLLGDVRGKGLEAVSTVADLLGAFRATAHETAELAELAALLDRQVRRVAVEREDEELFVTAVLLEHRPGADSVQLINRGHLDPVLLTGGTVQTVHCRQDLPLGLGHLRTQHPTPPTSVPLAVGQTLLLHTDGVTEARDEAGTFYPLTKRLATRFATRSCVTPEQLVLFVGADVQAHGGPATDDLALLALSPVGR, encoded by the coding sequence GTGCCCGCGAGGTCCGCCGTGCCGCCGAAGGCCGCCGCTGTGCCGGCGAAGGCCGCCGCTGTGCCGCCGAAGGCCGCCGTCCCCGTGCGGCCCGGGACGCCCGCCAAGGGCGCCCGCTCCGAGGCCGCCGCGGCACGCGGCACCCTCGGCGCCCGGCTGCGCGCGAGCTTCGCAGGCCCCGCCGCCGCGGACCACGAGGCGGACCTGGCCCCGCACTGGGTGCGCTGGCTGCCCACCCTGCTGATCCTCATCGACCTGATCATCGAGGTCGCCTTTCCCCAGGCCACGGCGGCGGGCTTCCTGCTCACCGGGCTGCCCGTGCTGGTCGCCTTCGGCTTCGGCGCCCTGGCCACCGCCGCCTCCGGCATCGGCGCGCTGGTCCTCCAGCTGGCACTCGCGGCCCGGGCCGGCCACCTCTACGAGCACCACCACCTCTGGGTCTACCTCTCCACCCTGCTGGCCGCGCTGGCCGGGGTGATGCTCGCCCACCAGCGCATCCGGCAGGCCCGCCACCTGGTCCGGGCCCGCACCGTCAGCGAGGCGCTGCAGCGCACCGTGCTGCACCCGGTGCCCGAGCAGGTCGGCTCGCTGCGCACGGCCGGCCACTACCGGGCCGCGCAGGCCGAGGTGGCGATCGGCGGGGACCTGTACGAGCTGTGCGACACGCCCTTCGGCACCCGGGTCCTGCTCGGCGACGTGCGGGGCAAGGGCCTGGAGGCCGTAAGCACCGTGGCCGACCTGCTCGGCGCCTTCCGCGCCACCGCGCACGAGACCGCCGAACTGGCCGAACTCGCCGCCCTGCTGGACCGCCAGGTCCGCCGCGTCGCCGTGGAGCGCGAGGACGAGGAGCTCTTCGTCACCGCCGTCCTGCTGGAGCACCGTCCCGGCGCCGACTCGGTGCAGCTGATCAACCGCGGCCACCTGGACCCGGTGCTGCTGACCGGCGGCACCGTGCAGACCGTGCACTGCCGCCAGGACCTCCCGCTGGGCCTGGGCCACCTGCGCACCCAGCACCCCACCCCGCCCACCTCGGTCCCGCTCGCGGTCGGCCAGACCCTGCTGCTGCACACCGACGGCGTCACCGAGGCCCGCGACGAGGCCGGCACCTTCTACCCCCTCACCAAACGCCTCGCCACCCGCTTCGCCACCCGCAGTTGCGTCACCCCCGAACAGCTCGTCCTCTTCGTCGGCGCCGACGTCCAGGCCCACGGCGGCCCGGCCACCGACGACCTGGCCCTGCTGGCCCTGAGCCCGGTGGGGCGCTGA
- a CDS encoding helix-turn-helix transcriptional regulator has translation MSGIFHQIESSTRKIFGDGPVCVHVGNVKDCDIKRHPTYPKFRAEAILAGVRSAPSSRLWESLIAMGRLCDLDGDDTWRLVILDCIVPCFRSLSTRIARDFRVELEEIRSAMVVAALEVWAATAAGVPPRLVRDRIVKSAFEVAFQRGKTGSPELMTDQLDVFAPPAVPVVDHSMRASSIIDVGRIRSAEVAEQIRGERLGALLHGLGCFDAVQDFHEDMRAGRRSGSISQAVKASGLSRSRFSNSNLYYYASDLYPSFIGLREAAGVIGLPESTAYRLIRAGQFPLPVARAGRSYKVSVRALMHFTDIPDTIVHADDIENGALHARGATQ, from the coding sequence ATGTCAGGCATCTTCCACCAGATCGAGTCAAGCACCCGGAAGATCTTCGGGGACGGCCCGGTCTGCGTGCACGTGGGGAACGTCAAGGACTGCGACATCAAGCGGCACCCCACCTATCCGAAGTTCCGCGCCGAGGCAATCCTGGCGGGGGTCCGCTCCGCTCCGAGTTCCCGGCTCTGGGAGTCCTTGATCGCCATGGGCAGGCTATGCGACCTGGACGGTGACGACACCTGGCGGCTGGTCATCCTCGACTGCATCGTCCCCTGTTTCCGTTCGCTCTCCACCCGGATCGCCCGGGACTTCCGGGTCGAGCTCGAGGAGATCCGCTCGGCGATGGTGGTGGCCGCGCTGGAGGTCTGGGCCGCCACTGCTGCGGGCGTTCCGCCACGCCTCGTGAGGGATCGCATCGTGAAGTCAGCCTTCGAGGTCGCCTTCCAGCGGGGGAAGACTGGCTCACCGGAGCTCATGACGGACCAGCTCGATGTCTTCGCCCCACCAGCGGTGCCCGTCGTCGACCACTCCATGCGGGCGTCCTCGATCATCGACGTCGGCCGTATCCGTAGTGCGGAGGTCGCAGAGCAGATCAGGGGCGAGCGGCTCGGAGCGCTTCTCCACGGACTGGGCTGCTTCGACGCCGTGCAAGACTTCCACGAGGACATGCGCGCTGGCCGCCGATCGGGGTCGATCAGCCAGGCGGTCAAGGCCTCGGGTCTGTCCCGATCGCGGTTCTCCAACAGCAACCTCTACTACTACGCCTCGGACCTCTACCCGTCGTTCATCGGGCTCCGGGAGGCAGCTGGCGTGATCGGGCTCCCGGAGTCCACCGCGTACCGGCTGATCCGGGCGGGACAGTTCCCTCTTCCAGTGGCGAGGGCAGGCCGCAGCTACAAGGTCTCCGTCAGGGCCCTCATGCACTTCACGGACATCCCGGACACTATCGTCCATGCCGACGACATCGAGAACGGCGCTCTCCACGCGAGGGGCGCCACGCAATGA
- a CDS encoding Crp/Fnr family transcriptional regulator: MTDGWRSKVLEPGDPLIRQGSLSNEVFVVQHGALRIERWEDDRDQPAVLAFRASDDLVGETPMIEPEAPRTAQVVAHTRVVVLVGQAERLNRFLALKKAERLLTKYLAHRAYEMSVVQGRGDAEVRLATLVRPLVRDELRKTGSRTGQVVLKVSRDHLAQGLQLGHRRARGLLDDLWIGRFHSKGMLTIDLARWAERVSGLRG; this comes from the coding sequence ATGACCGACGGATGGCGGTCCAAGGTGCTCGAACCAGGCGATCCGTTGATCCGCCAGGGCTCCCTCTCGAACGAGGTCTTCGTGGTGCAGCACGGCGCCCTCAGGATCGAGCGGTGGGAGGACGATCGCGACCAGCCGGCGGTGCTGGCTTTCCGGGCCAGCGATGACCTGGTCGGGGAGACGCCCATGATCGAGCCGGAAGCACCGAGGACAGCCCAGGTCGTTGCGCACACACGGGTGGTAGTACTGGTCGGGCAAGCTGAACGCCTCAACCGTTTTCTGGCACTCAAGAAGGCTGAGCGTCTGCTGACCAAGTACCTCGCCCACCGAGCGTACGAGATGTCAGTGGTCCAGGGGCGCGGGGACGCGGAAGTCCGGCTGGCCACCCTGGTGCGGCCGCTCGTCCGCGACGAACTCCGTAAGACCGGCAGCCGGACCGGTCAGGTGGTACTGAAGGTCAGCCGGGATCATCTGGCTCAGGGGCTCCAGCTAGGGCACCGCAGGGCCCGGGGACTGCTGGACGACCTCTGGATCGGGCGCTTCCACAGCAAGGGGATGCTGACAATCGACCTGGCACGGTGGGCGGAGCGCGTGTCCGGACTGCGCGGCTGA